The stretch of DNA TCGCCGAGCGGATGAAACACCTCCTCGTCGTCCGCCGGTTCGTCGTCAGAACTCATCGTCCCCACCGTGTCGGAACCGTTGTCTCTCGAGTGGCGATCATTGTGATCGTGTCGATAAACATATCACATGTCTTTGCATAGAGACCCTGCTTGCGAGTGATGGGGGCCTGGACGCGCCGCCGTTCGCAGTCGTGTCCGCGGTTCGATCCGCGGCGAACGGCCGCCGCTCGAGGCGCGAGCGGAGAGCGGAATCGAACACGTTCGACGCAAACGGGCCGGTCGAGAGTCGGCTCCGGCGAGCGGACGCTCCGCTCGGCGGATTGGCGTCGGAAAAGCGCCGAGAGGGAGATTTGAACTCCCGAGTCCGTGAGGACAGTAGATTTCGAATCTACCGCCTTGGCCGGGCTAGGCTATCTCGGCTCACTCCTACCTACCCGAGTGACCTTTTTACCCGTTTCGATTTCCCGTCCGGCCTGTGACTACTTCTCGAAGCTACAGCGGGTCGGGACTTCTCGAGCACGTCGAGAGTCGCTGCAGTGTCTCGTCTCCGGTGGTCCGTCGAGGAGCGACGGGACGGCGGGATACTCGAGGAGGGGCCTACTCGACGGACAATTCCGGAAGCCACCAGCGTCGTACACGGGTGAGTGCCCGATCGTGGAGAGGGCTCGAGCCGTGTCCCGTCACTAATCGAAACCCTCTTGACTGCCACAATTTACGGACGTAATCTTATATGGCCGTCTTTCGAATGGCAGATTCGAACGACCCGACCATGGCTACGATACGTTCTCAGCGCATCCTCGAGTTCGTCTTCTTCCCAGGCGTGGTCCTCCACGAACTTTCTCACGCAGTAATCTACTGGATTTACGACATCGACTACCGCATCCGATGGTCGTTCTGGGACCCCGGAGTGGGGCACTCGCACGTCGTTCCTCACCGCCTCCCGCCAGCCCAGGCAGCGATCCTCACGAGCCTCGCCCCGTTTGTACTGTTGGTTCCGGCCGTCCTGATCACGGTCGCGCTGGAAACCGTTGGTGGGCTGGGGTTCCCCTTTGGTCGACTGCTCTTCCTGGTACTGTTCGTTCAGGGAATCGGCTGTATCCAGCTGGCGACGCCATCGAAATCGGACGTTACGAGTACCCTGGTCGCGCTAGGTCGCTTCGAGGGGCGACAGGCGTGGCTCGCGACGACAGCAGTCACTGCGCTTCGATTCACGCTTCTCGTTTTGTGGATCGGGGTCACGATATCCTACGTCTCCGGCGGCGGATTGAGACTCCCGTCCATCGAATGGGCGTGGCTCGCCGGCGTCGTCTTCCTGTTCGCCGTCTTCGGCTCCGTAACCGATCGTGAGGAGGGATCGTTCGTCCGCTCGCGAGTGGACCTCCGCAGTCGGTATGCCACTTCCCTCTGGAGGAAAGACGACGACGAAGCCGCGGAACGGCACATTCTGCGCGCGATCGACACCGTGCAGGACTACGAGCTCGACGAGCCCGACCCCTTCGCCATCTACGCCGGCTTTCTCCTCGAGAGCTGGGAAACCGATGCAGCGGAGT from Natrinema salaciae encodes:
- a CDS encoding tetratricopeptide repeat protein, with protein sequence MATIRSQRILEFVFFPGVVLHELSHAVIYWIYDIDYRIRWSFWDPGVGHSHVVPHRLPPAQAAILTSLAPFVLLVPAVLITVALETVGGLGFPFGRLLFLVLFVQGIGCIQLATPSKSDVTSTLVALGRFEGRQAWLATTAVTALRFTLLVLWIGVTISYVSGGGLRLPSIEWAWLAGVVFLFAVFGSVTDREEGSFVRSRVDLRSRYATSLWRKDDDEAAERHILRAIDTVQDYELDEPDPFAIYAGFLLESWETDAAEWFCRLALEIDPDCALAHVNYTAVLARREEFGAAEAHCERALELAVDEEINGANYAAVAHVNYAEILRERGRYDEAERHCQRALEFDPEHPVAHANYADVLVERGDLANAESRIERAMTLGPELPAVRIAYAGFFAERGDDAAADRQFRRAIDLEPDCVPAREEYAAFLEERGRVEAATRYAPSTERDGTAPENPYEGSGTE